One window of the Anopheles cruzii chromosome 2, idAnoCruzAS_RS32_06, whole genome shotgun sequence genome contains the following:
- the LOC128278944 gene encoding gustatory and pheromone receptor 33a-like — protein sequence MLDGFIESLQKQNAGGQQPAEKDIFEKVTFIKQRTSVPNHEHITGEQLTQMFIIHENVAKLAEYINSAYSLQVIAIVSVAFVNMLFAFFIETKLLFWNINMTDLIVQAARYGFEWIPGCLLIYYMLIVCASTHTELFKSATLLHKLLQYKSNIFIDDQPLFERAKAIALQLLHRKRVSLFDGSGLFKLDFTFIFSIFSAATSYLIVLLQFDLSKDLQKATL from the exons ATGCTTGATGGTTTCATAGAAAGCTTGCAGAAACAAAACGCCGGTGGTCAGCAACCAGCCGAAAAGGACATCTTCGAAAAGGTTACTTTTATAAAGCAAAGAACGTCGGTTCCCAATCATGAACATATCACTGGCGAACAGCTTACACAAATGTTTATCATTCATGAGAATGTGGCCAAACTGGCGGAATATATCAATTCAGCATATTCGCTGCAGGTGATAGCGATCGTTTCAGTAGCATTCGTAAATATGCTATTTGCGTTCTTCATCGAAACCAAG CTACTCTTCTGGAACATAAACATGACGGATCTGATTGTACAAGCGGCTCGTTATGGCTTTGAATGGATTCCTGGGTGTTTGCTTATCTACTACATGCTAATTGTATGCGCTTCCACACATACTGAA CTTTTCAAATCAGCTACATTGTTGCACAAACTGTTGCAGTACAAATCAAACATCTTCATCGATGATCAACCGCTTTTTGAACGAGCGAAAGCCATCGCACTGCAGTTGTTGCACCGTAAAAGAGTTTCGCTTTTCGACGGCAGTGGGCTGTTCAAGCTGGACTTTACGTTCATTTTCTCG ATATTTAGCGCTGCAACGTCATACTTGATCGTGCTGCTACAATTCGA